In Lentilitoribacter sp. Alg239-R112, the following proteins share a genomic window:
- a CDS encoding 3-hydroxyacyl-ACP dehydratase FabZ family protein: MQLEYFQMLDHVEAIDLSAKTISMRSTVPKESPVFEGHFPGLPLVPGVLLIETMAQSVGLLVIAVTDFKIMPFLMSVDNAKMRMFVEPETVLDIKAQIEHEGSGFIVAKTSITTAGKRVCNAQLKFKTRSFEELPFLDNVLGSAEKLGLHEAIAAQQT, encoded by the coding sequence ATGCAATTAGAATACTTCCAAATGCTTGACCACGTTGAGGCTATAGACCTTAGCGCGAAAACTATAAGCATGCGCTCAACCGTGCCAAAAGAAAGCCCTGTTTTTGAAGGGCATTTCCCAGGTTTGCCTTTAGTGCCAGGCGTTTTACTCATAGAAACTATGGCACAATCAGTCGGTCTATTGGTTATCGCTGTCACAGACTTCAAGATCATGCCATTTTTAATGTCTGTTGATAATGCAAAAATGCGCATGTTTGTCGAGCCGGAAACAGTTTTGGATATCAAAGCTCAGATCGAGCATGAAGGTTCAGGGTTTATCGTCGCAAAGACATCAATCACAACGGCGGGTAAAAGAGTATGCAATGCGCAACTCAAATTTAAAACAAGATCCTTTGAAGAACTGCCATTTCTTGATAATGTTCTTGGCAGCGCAGAAAAATTGGGCCTACACGAAGCCATCGCAGCCCAGCAAACATAG
- a CDS encoding 5'-methylthioadenosine/S-adenosylhomocysteine nucleosidase (Enables the cleavage of the glycosidic bond in both 5'-methylthioadenosine and S-adenosylhomocysteine), whose amino-acid sequence MYALKQVGTKSILFVMAAEPEYGTQLKQIFSPLMCGVGPVESAVEVTHALAELSLRNDLPDVLVSLGSAGSSILKQAEVYQATSVSYRDMDASPLGFEKGKTPFLDLPVENALPFLIPGVPTARLSTGANIVSGDAYKDIDAEMVDMESFAILRSCMKFDVPMVALRGISDGKEELKKLTDWTEYLDTIDQKLAQTVEKLFKVIMSGEIL is encoded by the coding sequence ATGTATGCTCTTAAACAAGTTGGAACCAAGTCTATTTTATTCGTTATGGCTGCTGAGCCAGAATATGGGACGCAGCTTAAGCAAATCTTTAGTCCGCTAATGTGCGGCGTAGGTCCTGTAGAATCTGCCGTTGAGGTTACCCATGCATTAGCAGAGTTATCACTAAGGAATGACTTGCCGGATGTATTGGTTTCGCTTGGCTCTGCGGGATCGTCTATTTTGAAACAAGCGGAAGTCTATCAAGCGACAAGTGTTTCCTATCGGGATATGGACGCTTCCCCCCTTGGTTTTGAAAAAGGTAAAACTCCCTTTTTAGACCTGCCAGTTGAAAACGCGCTTCCATTCCTAATTCCTGGTGTACCCACCGCGAGATTATCCACTGGTGCTAACATCGTCTCGGGGGATGCATACAAAGATATTGATGCTGAGATGGTAGATATGGAATCGTTTGCAATCCTGCGCAGCTGTATGAAATTTGATGTTCCTATGGTGGCCCTGCGAGGAATTTCAGATGGGAAAGAGGAGCTGAAAAAACTGACTGATTGGACAGAATATCTTGATACTATTGATCAAAAACTTGCCCAAACGGTCGAAAAGTTGTTCAAAGTGATAATGTCAGGTGAAATTCTTTAA
- a CDS encoding electron transfer flavoprotein-ubiquinone oxidoreductase codes for MSERESMEFDVVIVGAGPAGLSAAIRLKQLDENLSVVVLEKGAEVGAHILSGAVVDPVGIDKLLPNWRDDANHPFKTEVKDDHFLVLGPAGSVRLPNIMMPSLMSNHGNYIVSLGNVCRWLGEKAEALGVEVYPGFAAAEVLYNDDGAVIGVATGDMGIGKDGQPGPNHEVGMELLGKYVLIGEGVRGSLAKQIINKFELDKDKEPQKFGIGIKELWEVKPENHRKGLVQHSFGWPLDMKTGGGSFLYHLEDNLVAVGFVLHLNYKNPWISPFEEFQRFKTHPTIAAAFEGGKRLSYGARAITEGGWQSVPKLTFPGGALIGCSAGLVNVPRIKGSHNAVLSGMQAAEKVAAALAAGRAQDEIIEYENEWRSTEIGKDLKRVRNVKPLWSKFGTIIGVGLGGLDMWLNSLIGWSPFGTMKHGKPDHACLEPADQHKEITYPKPDGVLTFDRLSSVFLSNTNHEEDQPVHLKLGDADLQKSSELAMFAGPSNRYCPAGVYEWVEEDNQQNFVINSQNCVHCKTCDIKDPNQNINWTVPQGGEGPLYPNM; via the coding sequence ATGTCAGAACGTGAAAGTATGGAATTTGATGTAGTTATCGTTGGCGCGGGACCTGCGGGACTTTCTGCTGCTATTCGATTGAAGCAACTTGACGAAAATTTGTCCGTAGTTGTTCTGGAAAAGGGTGCGGAAGTTGGTGCTCACATTCTTTCTGGTGCTGTTGTTGATCCGGTTGGCATTGATAAGTTGCTGCCGAATTGGCGGGATGACGCAAATCATCCTTTTAAAACAGAAGTAAAAGATGATCATTTTCTGGTGCTAGGACCGGCAGGATCAGTACGTCTACCCAATATTATGATGCCCTCTTTGATGAGTAACCACGGAAACTACATAGTTTCATTGGGTAATGTGTGTCGTTGGTTGGGTGAGAAGGCTGAAGCGCTGGGCGTTGAAGTCTATCCCGGGTTTGCCGCCGCCGAGGTGTTGTATAACGATGATGGCGCGGTAATTGGCGTTGCAACGGGTGATATGGGCATCGGTAAGGACGGTCAACCTGGCCCAAATCATGAAGTGGGTATGGAGCTGCTTGGGAAGTATGTGCTTATTGGTGAAGGCGTTCGAGGATCGTTGGCGAAGCAGATCATTAACAAGTTTGAACTTGATAAAGATAAAGAACCTCAGAAATTTGGTATTGGTATTAAAGAACTTTGGGAAGTTAAACCCGAAAATCACCGAAAGGGCCTTGTTCAGCATTCATTTGGCTGGCCGTTGGATATGAAAACAGGGGGCGGTTCGTTTCTTTACCATCTTGAAGATAATCTAGTGGCTGTAGGATTTGTACTTCATCTCAATTACAAAAACCCTTGGATTTCTCCATTTGAAGAATTTCAACGCTTTAAAACTCATCCGACGATTGCGGCAGCTTTTGAGGGTGGTAAGCGATTATCTTATGGCGCTCGTGCCATAACCGAGGGTGGCTGGCAATCTGTGCCTAAACTCACGTTCCCAGGTGGTGCGTTGATCGGATGTTCTGCTGGATTGGTAAATGTGCCACGTATCAAAGGCTCTCATAATGCTGTGCTTTCGGGCATGCAAGCTGCGGAGAAGGTTGCTGCGGCTTTAGCTGCGGGGCGCGCGCAAGACGAGATCATTGAGTATGAAAATGAATGGCGATCAACCGAGATAGGCAAGGATCTCAAACGTGTTAGAAACGTAAAACCACTTTGGTCAAAGTTTGGTACGATCATTGGCGTTGGTCTTGGTGGCTTGGATATGTGGCTTAACAGCCTCATTGGGTGGTCACCATTTGGCACGATGAAACACGGGAAGCCAGACCATGCATGTTTAGAGCCAGCAGATCAGCATAAGGAAATTACCTATCCGAAACCAGATGGTGTTTTGACATTTGATCGGCTTTCATCGGTGTTTTTGTCAAATACAAACCACGAAGAAGATCAGCCTGTTCACTTGAAGCTTGGAGATGCTGATTTGCAGAAATCATCTGAACTTGCGATGTTTGCAGGCCCGTCTAATAGATATTGTCCTGCGGGTGTCTATGAGTGGGTGGAGGAAGATAATCAGCAAAATTTTGTGATTAATTCCCAGAATTGCGTGCATTGCAAAACTTGCGACATAAAAGATCCTAATCAAAATATTAATTGGACTGTGCCGCAGGGTGGCGAGGGACCTCTTTACCCGAACATGTAG
- a CDS encoding AMP nucleosidase produces MDTHLHTNSDNILSPQREEAQEFRSPKDAVAALERLYNKNVEFIQDAFENFVPSVRKFYRAYYPEICISCHTFGQTDPRLSFGHFSSPGVYSATITDPTLFRSYLTAQLEIIQENHDVVFVIGESHVPIPLHFAITSETSVSSSKGEEFKLSLRDHFDTPELATMDDSIVNGTFEPEPGEPKPLAPFTAQRVDYSLARLAHYTATHPDHFQNFVLFTNYQFYIDEFCNYAKNMMANGTGGYDSFVEPGNITTYPNTSNTNSDKQVKLPQMPAYHLTKSGHGGITMVNIGVGPSNAKTITDHIAVLRPHAWLMLGHCAGLRNSQQLGDYVLAHAYVREDHVLDSDLPLSVPIPALAEIQVALQDAVEEVTGYDGYDLKRIMRTGTVATIDNRNWELRDQKGPVQRLSQSRAVALDMESATIAANGFRFRVPYGTLLCVSDKPLHGELKMPGMATEFYKTQVNQHLKIGIRAMEMLADMPPERLHSRKLRSFAETPFQ; encoded by the coding sequence ATGGATACACATTTACACACCAATTCTGACAATATACTTTCACCACAACGCGAAGAAGCTCAAGAATTTCGCAGTCCAAAAGATGCCGTTGCTGCATTGGAGAGGCTCTACAACAAGAATGTAGAGTTTATTCAAGATGCTTTTGAGAATTTTGTTCCCAGCGTTCGTAAATTTTATCGCGCTTATTATCCTGAAATTTGCATCAGCTGTCATACATTTGGCCAAACTGATCCGCGGCTTTCATTTGGGCATTTTTCGTCGCCAGGCGTTTACAGTGCGACAATAACTGATCCCACGCTATTTCGATCTTATTTGACTGCACAACTAGAAATCATTCAAGAGAACCATGATGTTGTGTTTGTGATCGGGGAATCGCATGTTCCGATCCCTCTGCATTTCGCAATTACCAGCGAAACCAGCGTAAGTTCGTCTAAGGGCGAGGAGTTTAAGCTTTCCTTGCGGGATCATTTTGATACGCCTGAGTTGGCTACAATGGATGATTCCATTGTCAATGGCACGTTTGAGCCAGAGCCAGGCGAGCCGAAACCTCTTGCACCATTTACCGCTCAACGTGTAGATTATTCTCTGGCCAGACTAGCTCACTATACAGCTACTCATCCAGACCATTTCCAAAATTTCGTTTTGTTTACGAATTACCAGTTTTACATCGATGAATTTTGCAATTATGCCAAAAACATGATGGCAAATGGGACGGGGGGCTATGATAGTTTTGTCGAGCCGGGAAATATTACCACATACCCAAATACGTCAAATACTAATTCTGACAAGCAAGTAAAATTGCCCCAGATGCCAGCCTATCACCTGACAAAGTCAGGGCATGGCGGTATAACGATGGTCAATATTGGTGTGGGGCCATCAAACGCGAAGACAATCACCGATCATATTGCGGTTTTGCGCCCTCATGCATGGTTGATGCTTGGGCATTGCGCAGGATTACGTAATAGTCAGCAGTTGGGTGACTATGTGCTGGCTCATGCCTATGTACGTGAAGATCATGTTCTAGATTCGGATTTGCCGCTGTCGGTTCCAATTCCTGCATTGGCGGAAATTCAGGTTGCATTGCAAGATGCTGTTGAGGAAGTGACCGGGTATGACGGTTATGACCTTAAACGTATCATGCGGACTGGAACAGTAGCGACAATTGATAACAGGAACTGGGAACTTCGAGATCAAAAGGGGCCTGTTCAGCGTTTATCTCAATCTCGTGCTGTTGCTCTTGATATGGAGTCGGCGACGATTGCAGCCAACGGATTTAGGTTTCGAGTACCTTATGGAACCTTATTGTGTGTTTCTGACAAACCATTGCATGGTGAACTGAAGATGCCCGGAATGGCAACCGAGTTTTATAAAACGCAGGTCAATCAGCATTTAAAAATTGGTATTCGAGCTATGGAGATGTTGGCAGATATGCCACCGGAACGGCTGCACTCTCGTAAACTTCGTAGCTTTGCTGAAACACCGTTTCAATAA
- a CDS encoding AEC family transporter: MPAYTETIIYIFALIALGYISVAFSYFKAEVSDNLTAFIYKVGVPLLLFKNTLYADFQSGTVIQLWSVYFGSAACIWAISHLTIQKAFRRDARAGVVAGVTGAFSNSVLVGIPFVSGVYGEDGMAVLSKILTIHLPVMLAATIIQIEWASRRDGAADGAINFIQLLKNFIRQLLSNPLVIGVLAGFTAKIIGFYPPSVANLLIDNISATVGPIALFALGMAVSRYGIAGQIAPALSLVFIKLMLMPAFVLCVAILVGMPDFTTKVAVSIAGLPAGINAWVVSQQFGTGQRLAATSITIGTGAAIISTSLWLLITNTVLQLL; this comes from the coding sequence ATGCCAGCATATACTGAAACCATTATCTATATATTCGCATTGATCGCACTGGGATATATATCGGTTGCCTTTAGTTACTTTAAAGCAGAAGTCAGTGATAATCTGACCGCTTTTATCTACAAAGTAGGTGTTCCACTTTTACTTTTCAAAAATACACTTTATGCAGATTTTCAAAGTGGAACTGTGATCCAGCTTTGGTCAGTTTATTTTGGTTCAGCGGCTTGTATTTGGGCTATCTCTCACCTCACAATTCAAAAAGCATTTAGGCGAGATGCGCGCGCAGGTGTCGTTGCTGGTGTAACTGGCGCATTTTCAAACAGCGTGCTTGTCGGGATACCGTTTGTCAGTGGCGTCTATGGTGAGGATGGTATGGCGGTTTTGTCTAAAATTCTGACAATACATCTGCCGGTCATGCTCGCCGCTACAATTATACAAATCGAATGGGCAAGCCGACGTGATGGGGCGGCGGATGGTGCTATCAACTTTATTCAACTACTTAAAAACTTCATTCGTCAATTATTGTCAAACCCGTTGGTAATTGGTGTTCTCGCCGGATTTACAGCAAAAATCATTGGTTTCTATCCTCCATCAGTTGCCAATTTGCTTATAGATAACATCAGCGCAACCGTAGGCCCCATAGCTTTATTTGCACTTGGCATGGCTGTTAGCCGCTATGGCATCGCTGGACAAATCGCACCTGCTTTATCGCTTGTATTCATCAAACTGATGCTCATGCCAGCTTTTGTTTTATGCGTAGCAATTTTAGTTGGAATGCCTGATTTTACAACGAAAGTTGCAGTTTCGATTGCTGGATTACCAGCAGGAATAAATGCATGGGTTGTCTCTCAACAATTTGGTACAGGGCAACGACTAGCCGCCACATCAATAACAATAGGTACCGGCGCAGCCATAATCTCTACAAGCCTATGGCTGCTCATCACAAATACAGTGCTGCAACTATTATAG
- a CDS encoding NUDIX domain-containing protein yields the protein MHRVGVLPFDIFENEMAMLFITSKTRGRWIPPKGRAKDGESHEDVCHREAFEEAGINGTVLSDFPITVVISRTKNGVIEKIPVTYYPFLVESQSNAWPEKDERERHWVTMKDVQRFADRKDFYNLLAQFEELTPWIKTAALLHKSEQPKAQKQAQ from the coding sequence ATGCACAGGGTTGGAGTTCTACCATTCGACATTTTTGAAAACGAAATGGCGATGCTCTTTATCACATCTAAAACACGAGGACGATGGATCCCACCAAAGGGTCGCGCCAAAGATGGTGAAAGCCATGAGGATGTCTGCCATAGAGAAGCATTCGAAGAAGCCGGCATTAACGGAACTGTCCTATCTGATTTTCCAATTACTGTTGTCATTAGCCGAACCAAGAATGGTGTGATCGAAAAGATACCAGTGACCTATTATCCGTTCTTAGTGGAATCACAGTCCAATGCTTGGCCAGAAAAAGACGAACGCGAAAGACACTGGGTAACGATGAAGGACGTGCAGAGGTTTGCTGACCGCAAAGATTTTTACAATCTTCTTGCCCAATTTGAAGAATTGACCCCTTGGATTAAAACAGCCGCGTTATTGCATAAATCAGAGCAGCCAAAAGCGCAGAAGCAGGCACAGTAA
- a CDS encoding inorganic phosphate transporter, giving the protein MTDNKKNPDHRYVNDLRRLDYTQSTALRLRSVIIPIGISVIFLAFIAIFAGTRLTGISEEPLLIVIAAVIGGYMAINIGANDVANNMGPAVGGKVLTVFWAIVIAAVCESAGALLAGGDVVKTVSKGIITPGDNISVIDFRYLMLSALLAAAVWINLATFVGAPVSTTHSIVGGVLGAGIAAAGVGLVNWSTMSAIAASWVISPVFGAAVAAALLLFIKVNILNVSDRLAAAKTWVPVLIGIMAAAFVAYMAMKGLKKIWKPSIAEIAIYALIGFVLALLASRPYILKKISKLQNKKKDINGLFDLPLIIGVAFLSFAHGANDVANAVGPLAAIVSTIGEGAEFSSQVSIPTWVMVVGAFGIALGLGLFGPKLIGIVGEKITRLNSPRAYCVALSSAITVLIASALGLPVSSTHIAVGAVFGVGFLREYTEHPARRKYGADIILSDTAEDAIVNSKAQRKRRLVRRRFVLSIAAAWVVTVPASALLAALIYAITRLF; this is encoded by the coding sequence ATGACTGATAATAAAAAAAATCCTGACCATCGATATGTAAATGATCTAAGGAGATTGGATTATACCCAATCTACGGCTTTGCGCCTTCGCAGTGTCATTATCCCTATTGGCATATCAGTTATATTTCTTGCGTTTATAGCTATTTTTGCTGGCACGCGGCTAACAGGCATATCAGAAGAGCCGTTGTTAATCGTTATAGCTGCCGTCATTGGCGGTTATATGGCCATCAATATCGGAGCAAATGATGTCGCCAATAATATGGGCCCCGCGGTTGGGGGCAAGGTGCTCACTGTATTCTGGGCCATCGTTATTGCAGCTGTGTGCGAGAGTGCAGGCGCCTTATTGGCTGGTGGTGATGTTGTTAAAACAGTATCTAAGGGGATTATTACACCAGGCGATAATATAAGTGTCATTGATTTTAGATATTTGATGCTTAGCGCGCTTCTTGCAGCTGCTGTTTGGATCAACCTGGCGACATTTGTTGGTGCTCCTGTTTCGACCACTCATTCGATTGTGGGTGGCGTCTTAGGGGCAGGGATCGCCGCAGCTGGTGTTGGCTTGGTTAATTGGAGTACGATGTCTGCTATAGCTGCGAGCTGGGTCATTTCGCCAGTTTTTGGTGCTGCGGTCGCTGCTGCGTTGTTGCTATTCATCAAGGTGAATATACTTAACGTGTCAGATCGGTTAGCCGCAGCCAAAACGTGGGTTCCCGTATTAATCGGTATTATGGCCGCCGCATTTGTTGCTTACATGGCTATGAAAGGTCTTAAAAAGATCTGGAAGCCCTCAATTGCCGAAATCGCTATTTATGCCCTCATAGGGTTTGTTCTTGCTCTCCTGGCTTCACGACCATATATTTTAAAGAAGATCTCAAAACTACAAAACAAGAAAAAAGATATCAATGGATTGTTTGATCTGCCGTTGATTATTGGTGTTGCATTTTTATCTTTCGCGCATGGCGCAAACGATGTGGCAAATGCTGTTGGACCGTTGGCGGCGATTGTTTCTACTATAGGTGAGGGCGCTGAATTTTCCAGCCAAGTGTCCATTCCTACTTGGGTGATGGTTGTTGGAGCTTTTGGTATTGCCCTGGGGCTCGGCCTTTTTGGTCCCAAGTTAATCGGTATTGTTGGTGAGAAAATAACGCGATTGAATTCACCGCGCGCATATTGTGTTGCATTATCGTCTGCCATTACGGTTTTGATAGCATCCGCACTTGGTTTACCAGTTAGCTCCACACACATTGCGGTGGGTGCTGTATTTGGTGTTGGATTTTTGCGCGAATATACCGAGCATCCGGCAAGACGCAAATATGGCGCAGATATCATCCTGAGTGATACAGCGGAGGATGCTATTGTTAATTCCAAAGCTCAACGTAAGCGAAGGTTAGTTCGCCGCCGTTTTGTGCTGTCCATTGCTGCTGCTTGGGTTGTTACTGTGCCTGCTTCTGCGCTTTTGGCTGCTCTGATTTATGCAATAACGCGGCTGTTTTAA
- a CDS encoding type 1 glutamine amidotransferase, translating to MSVRVGLLQTGDQGEAIAAKYRSNADLFKTMLDGQGFEFDVYEVNRGRFPISVHAADSYLITGSQHGVYEKLTWISELEQFVRDCFVAIKPVVGICFGHQVMAQALGGKVEKFKDGWALGRQEYRDFDGKIFPINAFHQDQVLAAPADSTLILTSDFCACAALSYGERGLSFQGHPEMDAEFILDLLDVKADLLASHQIATARASLEPMMDVSTITSQIVDMLTSQTKK from the coding sequence ATGTCTGTAAGGGTTGGGCTTCTTCAAACCGGCGACCAAGGTGAGGCGATTGCTGCAAAATATCGTTCAAATGCAGACCTGTTCAAAACAATGCTGGATGGGCAAGGTTTTGAATTCGATGTTTATGAGGTCAATCGTGGCAGGTTTCCAATAAGTGTGCATGCGGCGGATTCTTATTTAATCACAGGCTCGCAACATGGCGTTTATGAAAAGCTCACCTGGATATCAGAACTAGAACAATTCGTCCGAGATTGCTTTGTGGCAATCAAGCCCGTTGTTGGGATCTGTTTTGGCCATCAGGTAATGGCGCAGGCGCTCGGTGGTAAAGTTGAAAAATTTAAAGATGGTTGGGCATTAGGCAGACAAGAATATCGAGACTTTGATGGCAAAATCTTTCCAATAAACGCCTTTCACCAAGATCAAGTACTTGCAGCTCCTGCTGATTCTACATTAATCTTGACGTCGGACTTTTGTGCGTGTGCGGCGCTTTCATATGGGGAAAGGGGGCTGTCATTTCAGGGGCATCCAGAAATGGACGCTGAATTTATCCTCGACTTGCTCGACGTAAAAGCTGACTTGCTTGCGTCTCATCAAATTGCAACTGCTCGAGCAAGTTTGGAACCAATGATGGACGTAAGCACTATTACGTCTCAAATAGTTGATATGTTGACATCGCAAACTAAAAAATAA
- a CDS encoding TolC family outer membrane protein: MSASIRFLFFCIFSLLALPAASHAETLYGALTRAYESNPDIEAARAGLRATDESIAIAKAGRRPNVAAEARATYSDTNNTVSKTAQVSLTVKQALFDGFKTKNSILAANSRILAGRATLKSTEMDVLIGGVQAYVDVLLNQQISSIRRQNLDFLAEQLNASKARLNAGEGTRTDVAQAQAQLAAAQAQLTAARTNLRSSRAVYKQIVGLKPAKLKVPKIPIKFIPKNLNLALGLSMQNHPALASAKHFIDASEFDVNVAQSALLPGVNLTGALTEADGGVTSAQIGARLTIPIYGGGANAAGVRQSKERLGEARIRLDSVRRQVEQIVIDAWVSFNSSKASIEAGNAEVRAARLALSGVIEERKVGQRTTLDVLNAQASVLSAREALAQSQRNTIVAAYNILYTTGQLTANGLNLNAKRYNPEAHFKQVEDKWFGLRTVTK, translated from the coding sequence TTGTCAGCGTCGATAAGATTTCTATTTTTCTGCATTTTTTCATTATTGGCTTTGCCCGCGGCTAGCCATGCAGAAACCTTGTATGGCGCACTTACGCGTGCTTATGAGTCTAATCCAGATATTGAAGCTGCCCGTGCAGGATTACGCGCGACTGATGAGAGTATAGCAATCGCCAAAGCTGGTCGTCGTCCGAATGTAGCGGCTGAGGCAAGAGCTACATATTCTGATACAAATAATACGGTTTCAAAGACAGCCCAGGTTTCATTGACGGTTAAGCAGGCATTGTTTGATGGTTTTAAAACCAAGAATAGCATTTTGGCGGCGAACTCTCGAATTTTGGCTGGTCGTGCAACCCTTAAATCCACAGAGATGGATGTTTTGATAGGCGGTGTGCAAGCTTATGTTGACGTTCTTCTTAATCAGCAAATATCGAGTATTCGCAGACAGAACCTTGATTTTCTTGCTGAACAGCTAAATGCGTCAAAAGCACGTCTGAATGCTGGTGAAGGTACGCGTACCGATGTAGCGCAGGCACAGGCGCAGCTGGCGGCTGCACAAGCGCAGCTTACCGCAGCCAGGACAAATTTGCGGTCTTCTCGTGCGGTTTATAAGCAAATTGTCGGGCTTAAGCCCGCAAAGTTAAAAGTGCCCAAAATACCGATCAAGTTTATACCTAAGAATTTGAATTTGGCTCTTGGTTTAAGTATGCAGAACCATCCTGCACTTGCTTCTGCCAAGCACTTTATCGATGCTTCAGAATTTGATGTAAATGTCGCTCAAAGTGCCCTTTTGCCCGGAGTAAATCTCACTGGTGCTTTAACGGAAGCTGATGGCGGTGTGACGAGTGCGCAAATTGGCGCTCGCTTAACCATACCGATCTATGGTGGTGGCGCAAATGCAGCTGGTGTAAGACAATCAAAGGAAAGATTGGGCGAAGCGCGTATCAGGCTTGATTCTGTTCGTCGCCAAGTTGAGCAAATTGTTATCGATGCCTGGGTAAGCTTTAATTCCTCCAAAGCTTCCATAGAGGCTGGAAATGCAGAAGTTAGAGCAGCCCGCTTGGCTTTGTCTGGTGTAATAGAAGAGCGGAAAGTTGGTCAGCGCACAACGCTAGATGTTCTAAATGCCCAAGCCAGTGTTTTAAGTGCAAGAGAAGCTTTGGCACAATCCCAACGTAATACAATTGTTGCTGCGTATAATATTCTTTATACAACAGGCCAGTTGACTGCTAATGGGTTAAATCTGAATGCGAAAAGATACAATCCTGAAGCCCATTTTAAGCAAGTCGAAGACAAGTGGTTTGGTTTAAGAACCGTGACTAAGTGA
- a CDS encoding sel1 repeat family protein yields MARFEMAEVNNVIAGGEAPADILCDMGLMYATGRNCELDMITAHKWLNIAAIKGSERAADLRAELSNTMTKADLAKALRQAREWMTMH; encoded by the coding sequence ATGGCACGTTTTGAAATGGCAGAAGTAAATAATGTAATAGCAGGCGGTGAGGCACCAGCCGATATCCTTTGCGATATGGGCCTTATGTATGCAACAGGTCGTAATTGCGAACTTGATATGATCACAGCACATAAATGGCTAAACATTGCTGCCATCAAAGGCTCGGAACGTGCGGCGGACCTTCGCGCAGAACTATCAAATACAATGACTAAAGCAGACCTCGCAAAAGCGCTTCGTCAAGCCCGCGAGTGGATGACGATGCACTAG
- a CDS encoding acyl carrier protein has protein sequence MSETFDKVADIIADTSELDRDTILPESNTVDDLGIDSLDFLDIVFAIDKEFGIKTPLEKWTQDINDGNANAEDYFVLKNLCAKIDELRAAKG, from the coding sequence GTGTCTGAAACATTTGACAAAGTTGCCGATATTATCGCTGATACGAGTGAACTTGATCGCGACACAATTCTACCGGAAAGCAATACCGTTGATGACTTGGGAATCGACAGCTTAGATTTCCTTGATATCGTTTTTGCGATTGATAAAGAATTCGGTATTAAAACGCCATTGGAAAAATGGACTCAAGACATCAATGACGGCAATGCAAATGCGGAAGATTATTTCGTATTGAAAAATCTTTGCGCAAAAATTGATGAACTTAGAGCTGCCAAGGGCTAA